A region from the Actinoplanes sp. OR16 genome encodes:
- a CDS encoding HAMP domain-containing sensor histidine kinase encodes MRSRLALLVAGTTMLVLLAFLVPLAVLVRDFAEDRALSRAGDVVQTIVPLVSDIDGLRLSVTAQPVPVSVFLPDGSVIGTPAAPTPAVRLAAARGRALSVDTDEGRELVVPVVGSGGTTVVRTLVTESALTHGVTRAWLTLAALGLALVLLGLLMADRLARAITRPITDLSATSHRLANAELTARADPSGPRELREVAGALNHLAGRIQELLAAEREQIADLSHRLRTPLTALRLEAESLRDPEESARVASAADDLARAVTALIEQARHRDAVPGSCDATAVVRDRVAFWAVLAEDTGRDLEQSLPDGPLPVSVAADDLGAVLDALLGNVFAHTPDGTSFSVTLSAADRGDTDRGDTDRGDTDRGGAVLVIADEGPGFPSSEARRGVSAGGSTGLGLDIARRVARSFTVGSGPGGGATVRLEIPGASTRAPG; translated from the coding sequence GTGAGGTCCCGCCTCGCCCTGCTCGTCGCCGGCACCACGATGCTGGTCCTGCTGGCGTTCCTGGTGCCGCTCGCCGTGCTGGTCCGCGACTTCGCCGAGGACCGGGCCCTCAGCCGCGCCGGTGACGTGGTGCAGACGATCGTCCCGCTGGTCAGCGACATCGACGGACTCCGGCTGTCGGTGACGGCTCAGCCCGTACCGGTCTCGGTCTTCCTTCCCGACGGGAGCGTCATCGGTACGCCGGCCGCGCCCACCCCGGCGGTCCGCCTCGCCGCAGCGCGCGGCCGTGCCCTGAGCGTGGACACCGACGAGGGCCGCGAACTGGTCGTGCCGGTGGTCGGATCGGGTGGCACGACGGTCGTCCGCACCCTGGTCACCGAGTCCGCGCTGACCCACGGCGTGACGCGCGCCTGGCTGACCCTCGCCGCCCTCGGACTGGCGCTCGTGCTGCTCGGGCTCCTGATGGCCGACCGGCTGGCCCGCGCGATCACCAGGCCGATCACCGACCTGTCCGCGACCTCCCACCGGCTGGCGAACGCCGAACTCACCGCCCGCGCCGACCCGTCCGGCCCCCGGGAGCTGCGCGAGGTGGCCGGGGCGCTCAACCACCTGGCCGGGCGCATCCAGGAACTCCTCGCCGCGGAACGGGAACAGATCGCCGACCTCTCGCACCGGTTGCGGACCCCGCTGACGGCGTTGCGCCTGGAAGCGGAGTCCCTGCGCGACCCGGAGGAGTCGGCCCGGGTGGCGTCCGCCGCCGACGACCTGGCACGAGCGGTCACCGCGCTGATCGAACAGGCTCGCCACCGCGATGCGGTCCCCGGTTCCTGCGATGCCACCGCCGTCGTACGGGACAGGGTGGCGTTCTGGGCGGTGCTCGCCGAGGACACCGGCCGTGACCTGGAGCAATCGCTGCCCGACGGTCCTCTCCCGGTGAGCGTGGCGGCCGACGATCTCGGAGCGGTGCTGGATGCGCTGCTCGGCAACGTCTTCGCACACACGCCGGACGGCACGTCCTTCTCGGTCACGCTGTCCGCCGCGGATCGCGGAGACACGGATCGCGGAGACACGGATCGCGGAGACACGGATCGCGGGGGCGCGGTCCTCGTGATCGCCGACGAAGGCCCCGGGTTCCCGTCGTCGGAGGCCCGGCGCGGCGTGTCGGCGGGCGGCTCGACCGGGCTGGGACTGGACATCGCGCGGCGGGTGGCCCGCTCGTTCACGGTCGGTTCCGGCCCTGGGGGAGGGGCTACCGTGCGGCTGGAGATACCGGGGGCGTCGACGCGGGCGCCCGGCTGA
- a CDS encoding helix-turn-helix transcriptional regulator — MSLQAHRSHAGPVAIRPVLAPHLQEIIESLATGETAREAAARLFISPNTVKSRLKTLYQQLGARDQAHAVAIAFRLGILRTTDEPHLQPVVIGGLNPDRLRTTIADLTALLRMAEKIPNGPDYQDLLREVAELAADPTADPQVTLQKIARLAESAGDEPSAAAA; from the coding sequence ATGTCACTGCAAGCGCATCGAAGCCACGCTGGGCCCGTTGCGATCAGGCCAGTGTTGGCGCCGCATCTGCAAGAGATCATCGAGTCCCTGGCAACAGGCGAGACCGCCAGGGAGGCGGCGGCGCGATTGTTCATCTCGCCGAACACCGTCAAGTCCCGGCTCAAGACGCTCTACCAGCAGTTGGGCGCACGAGATCAGGCGCACGCGGTCGCCATCGCGTTCCGCTTGGGCATCCTGCGCACGACCGACGAGCCTCATCTGCAGCCCGTCGTGATCGGAGGCCTCAATCCGGACCGGCTCCGGACCACGATCGCCGACCTCACAGCGCTGCTGCGAATGGCCGAGAAAATCCCTAATGGTCCCGACTACCAGGATCTGCTGCGCGAGGTGGCCGAACTCGCCGCGGACCCGACCGCTGACCCCCAGGTCACGCTCCAGAAGATCGCCCGACTAGCCGAATCCGCCGGCGACGAGCCCTCAGCGGCCGCCGCCTGA
- a CDS encoding glycoside hydrolase family 6 protein yields MTRFPLAAAAGLLVAAGAVGLAGAAEAGTISGTLYREPDTAVARWVAANPSDSRMPVIRDRVASQPASHWLSNFNQSTVRSEVSGYVNAANAAGQIPVLTVYGITNRDCGGASSGGAPDLGQYQTWISGVASSLGSRTVVIILEPDSIALQTCLSSGDLAARNQALRTAVQTLKSGNPNAKIYLDAGHSTWNSASEQAGRLIAAGIGDADGFYTNVSNFNPTSAEAAFGRSIISSLSGRGVTGKRQVIDTSRNGGASGDWCGDDNTDRRIGQYPTVNTGDGNIDGYLWVKPPGEADGCRYAAGSFQPDLAYSLAGSAPNPPSPSPSVSSPSTSPSVSPSSSPSTSPSVSPSAGSSSPATGKTCSAAFRVAGTWQGGFQGEVTVTAGSSAISGWAVSWTLASGQSVTQAWNGTATTAGSTVTVRNVSWNGGLGSGATAQFGFLANGSASTPDLSCTAS; encoded by the coding sequence ATGACCCGATTCCCCCTGGCCGCCGCCGCTGGTCTGCTGGTGGCCGCCGGTGCCGTCGGCCTCGCCGGCGCCGCCGAGGCCGGCACGATCAGTGGCACGCTCTATCGTGAACCGGACACCGCCGTCGCCCGCTGGGTGGCGGCCAACCCGTCCGACTCCAGGATGCCGGTCATTCGCGACCGCGTCGCCAGCCAACCGGCCTCACATTGGCTGTCCAACTTCAACCAGTCGACGGTTCGCAGCGAAGTGTCCGGATATGTTAACGCGGCGAACGCGGCGGGCCAGATCCCGGTGCTGACCGTCTACGGCATCACCAACCGGGACTGCGGCGGCGCCAGCTCTGGTGGCGCGCCCGACCTCGGTCAATATCAGACCTGGATCTCCGGTGTGGCGTCCTCGCTCGGCAGCCGTACCGTCGTGATCATTCTCGAGCCCGACTCCATCGCCTTGCAGACCTGCCTGAGCAGCGGCGATCTCGCGGCGAGAAACCAGGCCCTGCGTACGGCGGTGCAGACGCTGAAATCAGGTAACCCCAACGCCAAGATCTACCTCGACGCGGGACACTCCACCTGGAACAGCGCCTCTGAGCAGGCCGGTCGGCTGATCGCGGCGGGCATCGGGGACGCCGACGGCTTCTACACGAACGTCTCGAACTTCAACCCGACGAGCGCCGAGGCCGCCTTCGGGCGGTCGATCATCAGCTCGCTGTCCGGGCGGGGCGTCACGGGCAAGCGGCAGGTCATCGACACGAGCCGTAACGGGGGCGCCAGCGGTGACTGGTGCGGTGACGACAACACGGACCGGCGGATCGGGCAGTACCCGACCGTGAACACCGGGGACGGCAACATCGACGGCTACCTGTGGGTCAAGCCGCCGGGTGAGGCGGACGGGTGCCGGTACGCCGCCGGTTCGTTCCAGCCGGATCTGGCGTACAGCCTGGCCGGCAGCGCGCCGAACCCGCCGTCGCCGTCGCCGTCGGTGTCGTCGCCGAGCACGTCGCCCAGTGTGTCGCCGAGTTCCTCGCCCAGCACGTCGCCGAGCGTCTCGCCGAGTGCCGGCAGCAGCTCGCCGGCCACGGGGAAGACCTGCTCGGCCGCGTTCCGGGTCGCGGGTACCTGGCAGGGTGGCTTCCAGGGCGAGGTGACCGTCACCGCGGGGTCGTCGGCGATCTCCGGGTGGGCGGTGTCGTGGACGCTCGCCTCCGGGCAGTCGGTGACCCAGGCGTGGAACGGGACGGCGACGACGGCCGGATCCACGGTGACCGTCCGTAACGTCTCGTGGAACGGGGGTCTGGGATCCGGCGCCACCGCACAGTTCGGATTCCTGGCGAACGGTTCGGCCTCCACGCCGGACCTGAGCTGCACCGCGTCCTGA
- a CDS encoding ROK family transcriptional regulator gives MASERIDGLAAVLSAVRAETGITQPRLVERVGLGRSVVAQRVAELEKAGLIEGAGFGPSSGGRAPRRLRLRAGRGVILGVDIGPAEVVVGIADLTGTVLATRQQRVDVARGPEAVLTLAETLAAELCRTRRRPVWAAGVGVPGPVEFRTGLPVVPPIMPGWDRYPIRDRFRARFGAPVWVDNDVNLMALGELHAGSGAAGHMLYVRAGVGIGAAIVMDGRLYRGANGSAGDIGHVAIPEGDNVICRCGNIGCLEAVAGGVAISDPVRAALIGGTLATLISFYNPNLLVLGGSLARGGTPVLGAVREVIHERALPLATRDLRIELSSVPEEIAGVTGAVALALDEVFAPVNLETWLAAGSPDQVNW, from the coding sequence ATGGCGAGTGAACGGATCGACGGGCTGGCCGCGGTGCTCAGTGCGGTGCGTGCCGAGACCGGGATCACGCAGCCGAGACTCGTCGAACGTGTCGGGCTCGGGCGGTCGGTCGTGGCGCAGCGGGTCGCCGAGCTGGAGAAGGCCGGGCTGATCGAGGGCGCCGGGTTCGGGCCGTCGTCCGGTGGGCGCGCGCCGCGGCGGCTGCGGCTGCGGGCCGGGCGCGGCGTCATCCTCGGTGTCGACATCGGGCCGGCCGAGGTCGTCGTCGGGATCGCCGACCTGACCGGGACCGTGCTCGCCACGCGGCAGCAGCGCGTCGACGTGGCCCGTGGCCCGGAGGCCGTGCTCACCCTCGCCGAGACCCTCGCGGCTGAACTCTGCCGGACACGGCGCAGACCGGTGTGGGCGGCCGGTGTCGGCGTGCCCGGGCCGGTGGAGTTCCGCACCGGACTGCCGGTCGTGCCGCCGATCATGCCGGGCTGGGACCGCTACCCGATCCGTGACCGATTTCGTGCGCGGTTCGGCGCGCCCGTCTGGGTGGACAACGACGTGAACCTGATGGCGCTCGGCGAACTGCACGCCGGATCCGGGGCGGCCGGGCACATGCTCTACGTGCGCGCCGGCGTCGGCATCGGCGCGGCGATCGTGATGGACGGGCGGCTCTACCGGGGCGCGAACGGGTCAGCGGGCGACATCGGACACGTCGCGATCCCCGAGGGCGACAACGTGATCTGCCGCTGCGGCAACATCGGCTGCCTCGAAGCCGTGGCCGGCGGCGTGGCGATCTCCGATCCGGTGCGCGCCGCCCTGATCGGCGGGACCCTCGCCACCCTGATCAGTTTCTACAACCCGAACCTGCTCGTGCTCGGCGGCAGCCTCGCCCGGGGCGGTACGCCCGTGCTCGGCGCGGTCCGCGAGGTGATCCACGAGCGGGCGCTGCCGCTCGCCACCCGTGACCTGCGGATCGAGCTGTCCAGTGTGCCCGAGGAGATCGCCGGCGTCACCGGCGCCGTGGCCCTCGCGCTCGACGAGGTCTTCGCGCCGGTGAACCTGGAGACGTGGCTCGCGGCCGGATCGCCGGATCAGGTCAACTGGTGA
- a CDS encoding YdiU family protein → MPSFDSRFARELPEMAIPWQGADFPDPAILVLDEELAADCGFDAAWLRGAGGVGLMTGSEPPAGTTAVAQAYAGHQFGGYSPRLGDGRALLVGEFTDKHGNLRDLHLKGSGRTPFARGGDGLAAVGPMLREFIVSRAMHALGIPTTRSLAVLTTGRMVRREENLPGAVLARVAASHLRVGSFQYARATGDRDLLKRLADQAIARHHPSAAESGEPYRRLFESVVRAQAALVAQWMLVGFIHGVMNTDNMTVSGETIDYGPCAFLDVFEPSTVYSSIDTGGRYAYGNQPPVAHWNLARLAEAMLPLFDDDEEKAVGLATESLNLFGPAYDEAWTNGMRRKLGLDDAVEAGDARKIAERLLVHMRDRRLDYTSTFRNLPAAVQDPEWLRDWRAMNPDVDALKRVNPIYIPRNHLVEEALGSGEIDDLMTAISDPFTERDGLERFAEPAPEGFGACYQTFCGT, encoded by the coding sequence ATGCCTTCGTTTGACAGCAGGTTCGCGCGGGAGCTGCCGGAGATGGCGATCCCGTGGCAGGGCGCCGACTTCCCCGATCCCGCGATCCTGGTCCTCGATGAGGAACTCGCCGCGGACTGCGGCTTCGACGCCGCGTGGCTGCGCGGCGCCGGCGGCGTCGGGCTGATGACCGGAAGTGAACCGCCCGCCGGGACCACCGCGGTGGCGCAGGCCTATGCGGGCCACCAGTTCGGCGGTTATTCGCCGCGGCTCGGTGACGGGCGGGCGCTGCTCGTCGGCGAGTTCACCGACAAGCACGGCAATCTTCGCGATCTGCACCTGAAGGGGTCCGGGCGAACGCCGTTCGCGCGGGGCGGTGACGGTCTCGCGGCGGTCGGGCCGATGCTGCGGGAATTCATCGTGAGCCGCGCCATGCACGCGCTCGGCATTCCGACGACCCGGTCACTGGCGGTGCTCACCACCGGCCGGATGGTGCGTCGCGAGGAGAACCTTCCGGGTGCCGTTCTCGCCCGGGTCGCGGCCAGCCATCTGCGGGTCGGCAGTTTCCAGTACGCGCGGGCGACCGGCGATCGCGACCTGCTGAAACGACTGGCCGACCAGGCGATCGCGCGGCATCACCCGTCGGCTGCGGAGAGCGGCGAGCCGTACCGCAGACTGTTCGAATCGGTCGTGCGCGCCCAGGCGGCACTCGTCGCGCAGTGGATGCTCGTGGGCTTCATCCACGGCGTGATGAACACCGACAACATGACCGTCTCCGGTGAGACGATCGACTATGGGCCGTGCGCCTTCCTCGACGTCTTCGAGCCGTCGACCGTCTACAGTTCGATCGACACCGGTGGCCGTTACGCGTACGGGAACCAACCTCCCGTGGCGCACTGGAACCTGGCCCGGCTGGCCGAGGCGATGCTCCCGCTCTTCGACGACGACGAGGAGAAGGCCGTCGGGCTGGCCACCGAGTCGCTGAACCTCTTCGGCCCGGCTTATGACGAGGCGTGGACCAACGGCATGCGCCGCAAGCTGGGCCTCGATGATGCGGTGGAGGCCGGAGATGCCCGGAAGATCGCCGAGCGTCTCCTCGTCCACATGCGCGATAGGCGCCTCGACTACACGTCGACGTTCCGCAACCTCCCCGCCGCCGTCCAGGATCCGGAATGGCTGCGGGACTGGCGAGCGATGAACCCGGACGTCGACGCGTTGAAGCGGGTGAATCCGATCTACATCCCCCGCAATCACCTCGTCGAGGAAGCACTCGGAAGCGGCGAGATCGACGACCTGATGACCGCGATCAGCGACCCGTTCACCGAGCGCGATGGCCTCGAACGGTTCGCCGAGCCGGCCCCGGAGGGATTCGGCGCTTGCTACCAGACCTTCTGCGGCACCTGA
- a CDS encoding 2'-5' RNA ligase family protein, giving the protein MHTVELLLDPVLDDAVRALWRRLHEAGLRSLATHTHATNRPHVTLTTSAERPAGTLTLPVPVRLGPARSLGRALVLEADSPALRRLHAAVWQSIGGLNPLHAPDQWVPHVSLALNVPADHHERALDQLHDLPFLYGDSIAARTYDTVTRTAEPL; this is encoded by the coding sequence GTGCACACCGTGGAACTCCTCCTCGATCCGGTCCTCGACGACGCCGTGCGCGCACTGTGGCGGCGGCTGCACGAGGCGGGTCTGCGCAGCCTCGCCACGCACACGCACGCCACGAACCGCCCGCACGTGACCCTCACGACGAGCGCGGAACGACCCGCAGGAACCCTGACACTGCCGGTACCTGTCCGATTAGGCCCAGCGCGCTCGCTCGGGCGGGCCCTCGTACTGGAGGCTGATTCCCCCGCTTTGCGAAGGCTGCACGCCGCGGTGTGGCAGTCGATCGGCGGCCTCAACCCGCTGCACGCGCCGGATCAGTGGGTGCCGCACGTCAGCCTCGCTCTGAACGTGCCCGCGGACCACCACGAGAGAGCGCTCGATCAACTGCATGACCTCCCCTTTCTGTACGGCGACAGCATCGCCGCCCGCACCTACGACACCGTGACCCGCACAGCCGAGCCGCTGTGA
- a CDS encoding arginase family protein: MRVRGEAAQTRLVQPPPQCAHGVVEDRIEEEFHGVHMLYGRWVTTILVPYHHDERLPDDDIPISADVTVTPGALTGDMWQRITTVCAATAAAVTPVVAGGVVPIVFSGDCLIAGGTVAGVQQAGITPSVVWFDAHGDVHTLETTTSGYLGGLSVRVLTGAHPDRYASVFGLTPLPPRDVVLADARDLDPPEAQYLATGETRRLPVPSITSESVPPGPLVIHIDLDVIDPSGLPGLRFPAPHGPTAAEVLSACARLFATGRVAALDVAAPWHPTDDPAQQHVRRSLLTSLALLAA; this comes from the coding sequence GTGCGTGTGCGTGGCGAGGCTGCGCAGACCCGCCTCGTGCAGCCGCCGCCACAGTGCGCGCACGGCGTCGTCGAGGACCGGATCGAGGAGGAGTTCCACGGTGTGCACATGCTCTATGGTCGCTGGGTGACGACGATCCTGGTGCCGTACCACCACGATGAACGCCTGCCCGACGACGACATCCCGATCTCCGCCGACGTCACGGTGACGCCCGGCGCCCTCACCGGCGACATGTGGCAGCGCATCACCACCGTCTGCGCGGCCACCGCGGCAGCGGTCACCCCGGTGGTCGCCGGTGGCGTCGTCCCGATCGTCTTCTCCGGCGACTGCCTGATCGCCGGGGGCACGGTGGCCGGTGTCCAGCAGGCCGGCATCACCCCGTCGGTCGTCTGGTTCGACGCCCACGGTGACGTGCACACGCTGGAGACGACCACGTCCGGCTATCTCGGCGGCCTTTCGGTCCGGGTCCTGACCGGAGCCCACCCCGATCGGTACGCCTCCGTCTTCGGCCTGACACCGCTCCCACCCCGCGACGTCGTCCTCGCCGACGCCCGCGACCTGGACCCGCCCGAAGCGCAGTACCTGGCGACCGGCGAAACCCGCCGCCTCCCCGTCCCGTCGATCACCTCCGAATCGGTCCCACCCGGCCCTCTGGTGATCCACATAGACCTGGACGTGATCGACCCGTCCGGCCTGCCGGGCCTTCGCTTCCCCGCCCCGCACGGCCCCACCGCCGCCGAGGTCCTCTCCGCGTGCGCTCGCCTGTTCGCCACCGGCCGGGTGGCAGCCCTGGACGTGGCCGCCCCGTGGCACCCCACCGACGATCCCGCCCAGCAGCATGTCCGGCGCTCACTGCTGACATCCCTGGCACTCCTGGCCGCCTGA
- a CDS encoding substrate-binding domain-containing protein — protein sequence MGRLIGLVLTGGAARVGVEPFFSELIAGMEEALAPRGATVLLLVVPDLEAERDTYRRWSADHTVAAVVVVNLTHDDSRPACLHALGLPAVLAGRSPCAHFPRVLTDDAAAMTAAVESLIELGHRTIGRVSGPTALVHTAERSAALAAVASRHGVRVVEVEGDYGAASGVAGVRALLAAAPPPTAVVFDNDVMAVAAQHELSRAGVTGVSLLACDDSPLCELAAPPLSALSKNVHAHGLILGEAVLSVLAATPPRDFPGPPITILHRATTTPPPPPGP from the coding sequence GTGGGCCGGCTGATCGGCCTCGTGCTGACCGGTGGGGCCGCCCGGGTGGGCGTCGAGCCGTTCTTCTCCGAGCTGATCGCCGGGATGGAGGAAGCCCTGGCACCCCGCGGTGCGACGGTGTTGCTGCTGGTGGTGCCGGACCTCGAGGCCGAGCGGGACACCTACCGCCGCTGGTCGGCCGATCACACCGTGGCCGCTGTCGTCGTCGTGAACCTGACCCACGACGACAGCCGCCCGGCGTGCCTGCACGCGCTCGGCCTGCCCGCCGTCCTGGCCGGCCGAAGTCCCTGCGCGCACTTCCCGCGCGTCCTCACCGACGACGCCGCCGCCATGACCGCAGCCGTCGAGTCCCTGATCGAACTCGGCCACCGCACGATCGGCCGGGTCAGCGGGCCCACGGCCCTCGTCCACACGGCCGAGCGGTCCGCCGCCCTGGCCGCGGTGGCCTCACGTCATGGCGTACGGGTCGTCGAGGTCGAAGGCGACTACGGCGCCGCGTCGGGTGTGGCGGGCGTCCGCGCCCTGCTCGCGGCAGCGCCCCCACCCACGGCGGTGGTGTTCGACAACGACGTCATGGCCGTGGCCGCGCAGCACGAGCTGTCCCGCGCCGGGGTGACCGGCGTGAGCCTGCTGGCCTGCGACGATTCACCACTGTGCGAGCTGGCGGCCCCGCCGCTGTCGGCCCTCTCCAAGAACGTCCACGCGCACGGCCTGATCCTCGGCGAAGCGGTCCTCTCGGTCCTGGCGGCCACCCCACCCCGCGACTTCCCCGGCCCGCCCATAACGATCCTCCACCGGGCGACGACCACCCCACCACCACCTCCCGGGCCGTAG
- a CDS encoding glycoside hydrolase family 2 protein, whose translation MRKTELHTGWTVRATGGPVPQEITGRTVPATVPGTVHTDLLDAGLIPDPYLGENEAGLAWFHRSSWRYDTVLRADPAAPGERVDLVFDGLDTVASIELDGVEIGRTANMHRGYRFDIGHLLTGKDQTLTVRFASALEYAERLQKEIGERPRPYPHPFNAVRKMACSFGWDWGPDLQTAGIWKPVRLERWQTARLASVRPLATRTHLTVAVDVERSADVNLVAEVYVGEHGRRRLPIPASAGSATVEIDLPDAPAWWPIGYGEQTLVPITVKLLYQGENLDRFDTRVGFRDVRLDETPDEHGNAFTLVVNDQPIFVLGLNWIPEDHLLTRLTRTRLAAAVDRAAAANANLLRVWGGGIWESDDFYDVCDERGVLVWQDFPLACAAYSEEEPIRTEILAEARENVARLAPHPSLILWNGGNENIWGHEDWGWKAALGDLTWGARYYYEDFPALLAALDPTRPYHPGSPSSPGHPEAHPNDDRYGTRHEWEAWNREDYTFHDQFVPRFCSEFGWQAPPAWATLTSAVDTADLRKDSAAFLLHQKAEDGNGKLDRGLAHHMPVPSDFADWHWATQLNQARATRHAVLHLRSHAPRTMGSILWQLNDCWPVTSWAVVDGAGRLKPAYYALRSAYAPRGLGFVMRAGVPVMVAFNDTSSAWSGDVAVGISDFSDSPGSPILVPLEVPARSVRLLQVPSALLTPPDPAHSVLVASVDGVRATHLFAEDFDLRYDATPPAVTVKPVDGGYAVTVSASSYLRDLALLVDRVAPDATVDDMLIDLLPGESHTFSVTTSATVDPSRFADPTVLRSANSLSSASAG comes from the coding sequence ATGCGCAAGACCGAGCTGCACACCGGCTGGACCGTACGAGCGACCGGCGGCCCGGTCCCGCAGGAGATCACGGGGCGCACGGTGCCCGCCACCGTCCCGGGCACCGTGCACACCGACCTCCTGGACGCCGGCCTGATCCCGGACCCGTACCTCGGCGAGAACGAGGCCGGGCTCGCCTGGTTCCACCGGTCGTCGTGGCGGTACGACACCGTGCTGCGGGCCGATCCGGCAGCGCCGGGTGAGCGGGTCGACCTGGTCTTCGACGGTCTCGACACGGTCGCCTCCATCGAGCTGGACGGGGTGGAGATCGGGCGCACCGCGAACATGCATCGTGGCTACCGGTTCGACATCGGGCACCTGCTGACCGGCAAGGATCAGACGCTGACGGTACGGTTCGCCTCCGCCCTGGAGTACGCCGAACGGCTGCAGAAGGAGATCGGCGAGCGGCCCCGGCCGTACCCGCATCCGTTCAACGCGGTCCGGAAGATGGCCTGCTCGTTCGGCTGGGACTGGGGACCCGACCTGCAGACCGCGGGCATCTGGAAACCGGTCCGGCTGGAACGCTGGCAGACCGCCCGGCTCGCGAGCGTCCGCCCGCTGGCCACCCGTACCCACCTGACCGTGGCCGTCGACGTCGAGCGGTCCGCCGACGTGAACCTGGTCGCCGAGGTCTACGTCGGTGAGCACGGCCGGCGCCGCCTGCCGATCCCCGCCTCGGCCGGCTCCGCGACCGTCGAGATCGACCTGCCGGACGCCCCGGCCTGGTGGCCGATCGGCTACGGCGAGCAGACCCTCGTGCCGATCACTGTGAAGCTGCTCTACCAGGGCGAGAACCTGGACCGCTTCGACACCCGGGTCGGCTTCCGCGACGTGCGGCTCGACGAGACCCCGGACGAGCACGGCAACGCCTTCACCCTGGTCGTCAACGACCAGCCGATCTTCGTGCTCGGGCTCAACTGGATTCCCGAGGACCATCTCCTCACGCGACTCACCCGTACGAGATTGGCAGCCGCCGTCGATCGCGCAGCCGCCGCCAACGCCAACCTGCTGCGGGTGTGGGGTGGCGGCATCTGGGAGAGCGACGACTTCTACGACGTCTGCGACGAACGCGGTGTTCTGGTCTGGCAGGACTTCCCACTGGCCTGTGCGGCGTACTCGGAGGAGGAACCGATCCGGACCGAGATCCTCGCCGAAGCGCGGGAGAACGTCGCCAGGCTCGCCCCGCACCCGTCGCTGATCCTGTGGAACGGCGGCAACGAGAACATCTGGGGTCACGAGGACTGGGGCTGGAAGGCGGCGCTCGGCGATCTGACCTGGGGCGCCCGCTACTACTACGAGGATTTCCCGGCGCTGCTCGCCGCGCTGGACCCGACACGGCCCTATCACCCGGGCAGCCCTTCGAGCCCCGGTCACCCGGAAGCGCATCCCAACGATGATCGGTACGGCACCCGGCACGAGTGGGAGGCCTGGAACCGCGAGGACTACACCTTCCACGACCAGTTCGTGCCGCGGTTCTGCTCGGAGTTCGGATGGCAGGCGCCTCCGGCGTGGGCGACGCTGACCTCCGCCGTCGACACTGCTGATCTGCGGAAGGACTCGGCCGCGTTCCTGCTGCACCAGAAGGCCGAGGACGGGAACGGCAAGCTCGACCGGGGACTCGCCCACCACATGCCGGTCCCGTCCGATTTCGCCGACTGGCACTGGGCGACCCAGCTGAACCAGGCCCGGGCCACCCGGCATGCCGTCCTGCACCTGCGGTCGCACGCGCCGCGAACCATGGGCAGCATCCTGTGGCAGCTCAACGACTGCTGGCCGGTCACGTCGTGGGCCGTGGTGGATGGGGCCGGGCGGTTGAAGCCCGCCTACTACGCGTTGCGGTCGGCGTATGCGCCGCGGGGCCTCGGGTTCGTCATGAGGGCCGGGGTTCCGGTGATGGTGGCGTTCAACGACACGTCGTCGGCGTGGAGTGGGGACGTTGCCGTCGGCATCTCCGACTTCTCCGACTCTCCGGGCAGCCCGATCCTGGTGCCGCTGGAGGTTCCGGCTCGGTCGGTGCGGCTGCTGCAGGTACCGTCGGCGCTGCTCACTCCCCCGGATCCGGCCCACTCGGTCCTGGTGGCGTCGGTGGACGGCGTGCGGGCCACGCACCTGTTCGCCGAGGACTTCGATCTCCGGTACGACGCGACGCCCCCCGCGGTCACCGTGAAGCCCGTCGACGGCGGTTACGCGGTCACGGTGAGCGCGTCCTCGTACCTCCGCGATCTTGCTCTTCTGGTCGATCGGGTGGCACCCGACGCCACCGTGGACGACATGCTGATCGACCTGCTGCCGGGCGAGAGTCACACGTTCTCGGTCACGACATCAGCGACGGTGGATCCGTCCCGGTTCGCCGACCCCACCGTGCTGCGATCGGCGAACTCACTGTCGTCCGCATCGGCGGGCTGA